One window of the Leishmania infantum JPCM5 genome chromosome 28 genome contains the following:
- the LDK gene encoding putative protein kinase: MTTRKVIGDVVQYRLDTPIASGAFSTVWRCSELSSGRTYAVKIVEKKAALRNKMTGALIREVNALEIAGSSPYVTGLVDKMVSKHNYYLVMELAEGGTLLDLIRERRQELRQLQVSSSTGCSVMDSLQLSATPFMPYDRVRYYFKQLLLALSALHDRNVVHRDVKPENILLNKQRTRLLLSDFGFACHSMLGAQLHRACGTLKYCAPELLREHPSYDGRKVDVWAAGITLYMMLFGGYPYRCSRGDPDALLEVIETTTYRIPRPIPALIEDILQHMLCIDAAQRWSVKQLLQHPWISELELHSPSASPATSASSFSGEELASPAASVLETEGAITEMPSEDCPPVDSLPSDGDEVDDGFYQSINHGHLSSSASSGLNSSTISTQQPRQRSSLADSRRSHKEAFPLAVSPASPLHCGDPDVVQGGESETPGASKAFVVQPPTRSSSASAKEEILKYGIEFTSLTSIESFVASDGEGEMDDSEDESLFWEEMREGAATRGHCGNTSMSSSLYTGASHVGDVQQSGLRGRYSYGLWLTARMAAHLVAFIAVCVVALALRVLLKREISDLPLPKGIRDYISFLYTPPRRPHAHRSGAAPTLCHSRGGPPTASALVLRQKGSYGDSSASCPPTASPIPGSGLRHYVRTADKLMRDSLMGNVVLSHNAPLVDFAYGKMPEPCPRKHSKDRSLSSTPAAPSLATVAPTQSSTRRQSLERSEASTAEAYAENVELSALPLPLNSEKRRENTNRLVSPGGGDEEGCNEQRDRQGSDSSLRKERRSTRSSPPPLMSVGDPISATTAAITSLRTLTSSKTPVRSEVRVDSQAGATDDTGSCDSALDKSAYSPHQNIMFSPLDPMPMALGDHQHEMEDFPVVAKTGHA; the protein is encoded by the coding sequence ATGACCACAAGGAAAGTGATCGGCGATGTGGTGCAATACCGCCTGGATACTCCGATTGCGAGTGGTGCCTTCAGCACtgtgtggcggtgctcgGAGCTCTCATCGGGGCGGACCTACGCCGTGAAGATTGTGGAAAAGAAGGCGGCCCTTCGGAACAAGATGACTGGGGCCCTTATTCGCGAGGTCAACGCACTCGAGATTGCTGGCAGCTCTCCTTACGTGACTGGGCTCGTGGACAAGATGGTATCCAAGCACAATTACTACCTTGTCATGGAACTCGCCGAGGGTGGAACGCTGCTGGATCTGATTCGCGAGCGACGCCAGGAGTtgaggcagctgcaggtgtCGTCGTCCACTGGCTGCTCTGTGATGGACTCGCTGCAGTTGTCGGCCACCCCGTTCATGCCGTACGATCGAGTGCGGTACTACTTTAAGCAGCTCCTGCTGGCGCTGTCAGCGCTGCATGACCGCAACGTTGTCCACCGCGACGTCAAGCCGGAGAACATTCTGCTAAACAAGCAGCGGACACGATTGTTGCTCTCTGACTTTGGGTTTGCGTGCCATTCCATGCTTGGCGctcagctgcaccgcgcaTGCGGTACGCTGAAGTACTGTGCCCCTGAGCTCCTTCGTGAGCACCCTTCCTACGATGGTCGAAAGGTCGACGTCTGGGCCGCTGGCATCACGCTTTACATGATGCTCTTCGGCGGGTATCCGTACCGCTGCTCGCGCGGCGACCCCGACGCGTTGCTCGAGGTGATCGAGACGACCACATATCGCATCCCACGCCCCATCCCGGCTTTGATCGAGGACATTTTGCAGCACATGTTGTGCATAGACGCGGCCCAGCGCTGGTCTGTGAAACAGCTTCTGCAGCACCCGTGGATATCCGAATTGGAGCTACACTCACCATCGGCGAGCCCGGCTACCTCGGCGAGTTCCTTCTCTGGAGAGGAGCTGGCGTCGCCCGCGGCCAGCGTGCTTGAGACCGAGGGGGCGATCACGGAGATGCCCTCCGAAGACTGCCCACCCGTTGACTCCTTGCCGTCCGACGGGGACGAAGTCGACGACGGCTTCTACCAGAGCATTAATCATGGTCACCTTAGCAGCAGCGCTAGCAGCGGcctcaacagcagcaccattTCAACACAGCAGCCTCGGCAGCGGTCCTCGCTTGCTGACTCACGGCGCTCGCACAAGGAGGCCTTCCCCCTCGCCGTCTCTCCCGCCTCGCCGCTTCATTGCGGAGACCCCGACGTTGTGCAAGGCGGCGAATCGGAGACGCCGGGCGCATCAAAAGCATTTGTCGTACAGCCGCCCACCCGGAGCTCGAGCGCGTCCGCCAAGGAGGAAATTCTTAAGTACGGCATTGAGTTCACCTCCTTGACCTCTATCGAGAGCTTCGTCGCGAGCGACGGTGAGGGCGAGATGGACGACTCTGAAGACGAATCCCTCTTCTGGGAGGAGATGCGTGAGGGTGCCGCGACTAGAGGCCATTGCGGGAACACCtccatgagcagcagcctcTACACAGGAGCTTCGCACGTGGGCGACGTGCAACAAAGTGGACTGCGGGGCCGGTACTCATACGGGCTGTGGCTGACCGCCCGCATGGCCGCCCACCTCGTCGCCTTCATCGCGGTTTGTGTTGTGGCCTtggcgctgcgtgtgctTTTGAAGCGCGAAATCAGCGATCTCCCCTTGCCCAAAGGCATACGTGACTACATCTCCTTTCTCTACACCCCCCCGCGCCGGCCCCAtgcgcaccgcagcggcgcggcaccgacACTTTGCCATTCGCGTGGCGGGCCCCCTACCGCCTCGGCGCTCGTGCTTCGCCAGAAAGGGAGCTACGGTGACAGTAGCGCTAGCTGTCCCCCAACGGCGTCGCCTATTCCAGGATCTGGCCTGCGGCACTACGTGCGCACCGCAGATAAGCTCATGCGGGACTCGCTCATGGGCAATGTTGTGCTGTCGCACAACGCCCCTCTGGTGGATTTTGCCTACGGCAAGATGCCCGAACCGTGCCCTCGGAAACACTCGAAGGACCGCTCGCTTTCGTcgacgcctgcagcgccgagtCTCGCCACAGTAGCGCCGACGCAGTCATCCACGAGACGGCAATCTTTGGAGAGGAGTGAGGCGAGCACCGCCGAGGCATACGCGGAAAACGTGGAGCTGTCCGCCCTGCCTCTGCCGTTGAACTCAGAGAAGAGGCGGGAAAATACAAATCGCTTGGTGTCACCAggcggcggagacgaggagggctGTAACGAGCAGCGCGACCGGCAGGGAAGCGACTCGTCGCTGCGCAAGGAACGGAGGAGCACGCGGTCATCACCTCCGCCGCTCATGTCAGTCGGAGACCCTATCTCGGCGACGACTGCAGCGATAACCAGCCTGCGCACCCTGACCAGCTCCAAGACGCCGGTGAGGAGCGAAGTTCGCGTGGACTCCCAGGCGGGAGCCACTGACGATACCGGCAGCTGTGACAGCGCGCTAGACAAGTCGGCCTACTCGCCTCATCAAAACATTATGTTCTCTCCTCTTGATCCCATGCCGATGGCGCTGGGCGACCATCAGCACGAAATGGAGGACTTCCCTGTTGTGGCTAAGACGGGCCATGCGTGA